The genomic region CTCCTGACATCTGGATCAATCTGTTGCTCAGGAGTGTCTACTACAGTTGTCAGTGCCCCATCCACAATCATATCTTGATAGGAGACACCCAAATCCAACTTTAGCAAATCTCCCTCTCTTAGCTTAGTCTGATCTGGTATGCCATGTACTAATTCCTGGTTGATCGAGATACAGACCGCACCAGGAAACCCCTGATATCCAAGAAAAGGACATTGACCTCCCATCTCATAGATCCTCGCTCTTGCGTGTCGATCAAGACTCTCGGTTGTCACTCCTGTACTCGCCAAGCCTATCAATTCCTTGAGCACTATGGTATGGATCTGACCAGCTTTCCTGAGCCAATCTATTTCTTGATTTGATTTTATTAGCCCCCTACGCGCCATGAATATATCCTTGACCGACTAAATACTGCACAATATCTTGATTGATATCCTCGATGGGTCTTTCGCCATTAATACTTAGTATATCTGAATTGGTATCGACTTGAGCCCTATTAATAACTGCCTGCGTGTATTCTTGATAAAGATTCAATCTATATTTGATTATTTCAATTCGATCATCTGATCTTCCTCGATCCTGAATTGTCAATCGTTTAATTACTTCTTGATCACTAACATCTAAGAGTATCAATGCTATTTCGACTACACCATCCGATTTTTGCAATAAATTGATCAGGATCTCAAATTGTTCGATTGTTCTTGGATAACCGTTATACAAAATAACCTTATTATCTGTAACCTCAAGTTTTTCTTCTACCAACAAATTAGCTTGATCTGAAGTATGCTCAAGGCTACCAGCGCTGAGTAATTTAGCAAGTCTTTGATCTTCTTTGGCCAAAGCCCTCAACATTTTACCAGTAGATAGCTCCATTAATTCTGGGTACTGTTCAAGTAGTAAGCCAACTTGAGTATCCTTACCTGACCCTGGTGGACCAAAAATAATGATATGTTTATTGCTCATTTTTCCTCCTGTTGATTAAAAAATACCCTAGTATCCATCCCCCAAAGTCGCATATACTGATCCTGAATATTACTCATAGTGTCTCTTGACTGACTATCTTGATGATCATACCCCAGAAGATGCAATATTCCATGTATCATCAATAGATGTAATTCGGCTTCCAGGCCAAGACCAAATTCTTGAGCTTGATACTCCAGGATTGGCCCACAGACTACAATATCACCCAAATAAATAATATTCGAGTTAGTTAACTCTGTTGAGGTAATATCTCCTATTTCCTCTTGATAAGCAAAAGATAAAACATCAGTCGGATAATCGTTACCACTATACTGTAAATTATAACCTTGGGAAGACTCAAGATCTACTAGCCTTAGGCCTATCTGAAATCTTGTATCTCTATCTTCTCGACTAAATGTCTCCAGTCTTGATAATTGATTTAACTTCAAGGTATCTAAGTTTTTCTTGAGTTTAGCAATATCAAGCTGAATATTGAGATCTGATTGATAGTCAACAACTAGCACTTATCTAACTAAGCCTGGATCGTACTAGGGCACTAACTTCAGCTCCGTTTGCCCTGCCAGCAACTTCCGCCATCACCTTAGCCATTACTTGACCGATTTGTTTTTGATCAAATATACCAATATCAGCTATCACCTTATCAACCAAAGCTTCCAATTCAACCTGACTGAACTGATTCGGCAAATAAGCTTCTATGATCTTAAGCTCTTCTTTTTCTTGACCAGCCTGATCTAATCGATCAGCCTTGAGATACAATTCAATCGCGTCTTGTCGCTTCTTGGCCTCTTTTCTCAATACCTTCAAGAGGTCTTGAGTGGATAAATCACCAGCATCAATCTGATAATATTTAATTGCTGAGTTAAGCATTCTGAGAACAGATACCTTGAGCTGATCCCTAGCCTTCATGGCCTCTGCCAAATCAGCCTTAATCTTAGCCACTAAATCATCATTCTGACTCTGAATCGAACTAGTACTCATCAGCACCTATTTATTTAATTGGGACTCTACTATTTAAACCGAGAATTGACTCTGACTTACGCCTACGTCCATGTTCTCTGATTACGGCAGCTTTTCGTCTAGCAGTTTTAGAGAGTTGCTTCTCATGAAATCTTCGAGATTTGACATTAGCCATCAATCCAGACTGCAATACTCTACGATTAAACCTTCTAAGAATAAACTCTACCGGTTCCTTGGGGTTTTTTCTTGTAACTTTTATCATACATCCAGTATTATACTAGCTACCCGATAAAACTTCAAGCCCATATTGTCTCCAGCTCAAACCTTATTAATGGGTATTGACATCTTGGTTAATCCGAGTATAATAGGTTAAGTCACTTTGAGGTGGCAAGTTCATTAAATCTAGGAGCAATTATTTGCTAAATATCTTTATATCTTTAGCAGTATTGTTAAGTTCAGTACCCATAAACCTCAAAAACGAAACTAAAAATATCGATACCAATCCAGTATCAAGCCAATATGAATTAAAAGTAAATCCAGAAAGTCAAGATTTGGACTTAATTTTGGTTCAAAAAAATATTGACTTTTATACTCAGGTTATCGCCCCCTACAAGAAGAAGCAAGCTCTTCTTGAGCAACAAGCTAAGGCAAAAGCCGAGGCTGAAGCTAAAAGAGCAGCTGAAGCAGCCGCTCAGGCCGAGGCTGATAGGATTGCATCCGAGCAAGCAGCAGCTAGAATTGCAGCCGAGCAAGCAGCAGCTAATCGAGCCGCAATCATTGCCAGCCAACAAGCCCAACCTGCTGGTGATGCTCAAACGATAGCCAAACAAATGTCCGATGCAATGTTTGGTGAAGGTCACTGGTTTGCCTTGCAGGCTTTAGTTGCTCGCGAGAGTGGCTGGAACCAATATGCTACCAACCCTTATTCTGGTGCCTGTGGTTTATTCCAAGCTTTGCCCTGCTCCAAGATGGGAGGGATGGAGCTAACAAATCAACTCAATTGGGGGCTCAATTATATTGCTTCTCGCTACGGAAATCCTAGCAACGCTCTGGCCTTCCACAATGCCTATGGCTGGTATTAGTAACTATTTTGTATTAACATAGCATCATAGATGCTTACCAATCCAATATCCTACTATCAATATGACTCTAATCTCAACCAAGAAGCAGAGTATTTTAGAGTCATTCGTCAAAAAAACTTAGCTAGACTCTTCTCTATAGCCAACCAAATAGCAGAGGGGAATCAAGAACTCTTAACCATCAATCCAACCCTTGATACCGTTATCAATACTGATCAAATTGCTGGTCAGCTACTATCAGATATCCAGGGCTTAGTTGAAGAATTCGCCAATGATCCAAAAAAAATTGATACCCAAACCAAGCTAGAAATATCTTCAGACCCAATACTGATTCTTGAAGTTTTACTGATTAGACCAGATCGCATTGTATTATTCGATGATCAAATTAAAAATAATCCCGAATTAGCTCAAGCCATCAGACTCGACCCACGGATTAAAATCCAAAATCCTTAAATCAATAGTTGTTCGACCATTGAATCGGTTTTCTTGCATTTGATAAACCACCCAATAGTCCCAGAGAGGGTTTAAGCTAGGCTGAGTATCGTTGAAAGCAATTGCCTTGAAGACCCTCTTATCCACTGGATCAGTCCAGACTGTTTGGGAGTGCTGTTTATTGTTACCGACTAATCGTTGTTGGGCCAACCTCAATCGAGTTACAAAAACTGGTTCAGGATTTTTGGCACCAAATGGTGCTAACTCTCTCAATGACCGATAGTTTTCTAAACTGATCTGTTCGGAAGGTATTGATAGATCTATTTTGAGACTAGAGACCAGATCATTTTGATATTCTTGGGCATAGTGGTTGATCTCTTGTCTAAAATTATCAAGTTCCTTACTGATCAAACTAAGTCCAGCAGCAAAAGCATGCCCCCCCTTTCTTGGTAGACTATCTATCCCTCTCTGCTTCAACCTGATATCGACCTCACGGATAGCTTCAATAATATTAAAATTACCAATACTCCTAGCTGATCCCACCAAAAGATCTCCGGACTGCTCAAGAATAATACTTGGCTTACCCAACTCTTCACTGACCCTACTAGCCACGATCCCAACTACCGACTTCGACCACTCGGGGTCGGCAATCACTATTACTGAATCATTTGGATACTCCAATGCCCTAGTTATTGCCTGATCAAAAATCCTATCACATAGTCCTTTACGCTGGTAATTTAAGTTATTGAGTTCAGTAGCAATTTGTTCTGCCTGATCAAGGTTAGCTGACTGAATCAACTTAAGACTAAGATCAGCATGCTCCAAACGCCCAGCCGCATTGATCCTCGGGCCAATACCAAAGCCCACCATTGATTCATCAATCCTACCCAATTCTTGCTGATCTCCAAAGCTTGCCTTAGCAATTAATGCCTTTAGTCCCAATCTCCGTGTTTTATTAAGAACCTTGAGTCCATATTGGACTAGTATTCTATTTTGATCTATTAGTGGCACTATGTCACAGATTGTCCCAATAGCCACTAAATCCAAATACCATCTTTCGATTCCTGGCTTCCAAGACTGCTGCTTGGCCTCTTTTCTCAAGCTCCATTCCTGATCATAAATCAAAGCCAAACCCAATAGGTAAGCTACCCCTACTCCAGCCAAATATGCAAACTGATATTCACTTGGGATTAATGGATCAATCACCGCAATAGCTTTATCTGGCAACTTACTTGGTAATGCATGATGATCAGTAACAATAAAATCAATCCTATTAGCATATTGGCTAATTTCAGACTCAGCTGTGATCCCACAATCTACAGTAATTAGTAGTTGATTATCAAGCTTGATCAATCTCTCTATTGCCTCAGCATTCAAGCCATAGCCTTCTTGATGCCTATCTGGGATATAACTACTAACATCTGCCCCCAATTCTCTCAAGATACCAGACAAAACAGCCGTTGCAGTCACGCCATCTACATCATAATCTCCGTAAATCACTATCTTTTGTTTTTGAATAATCGCCTGCCAAATTCGCCCAACAGCCCTCGACATACCTGACAATTTATTCGGATTTATCAGATCTTGATAGCTAGGATTGAGATCAGATGCTTGATAGCCTCTCTGCAAAAGTATTTGATCATATAAAGATTTACCTTCCAGGTATTGACCTGTGATATCCCATTTGCTCTTCATTCCCCCAACCCACACCTTGGGCTAGATTACTCTTTGATTGCGTGATATAGCATCAAGCTTAAGAACTAAACTTTGCAATTCCCGAAAGGCAGGAAACCTTTTATCGGCTGTATAAACTTTGGTATTCTTACGATCTTTGACC from Candidatus Saccharibacteria bacterium harbors:
- the rpsU gene encoding 30S ribosomal protein S21; protein product: MIKVTRKNPKEPVEFILRRFNRRVLQSGLMANVKSRRFHEKQLSKTARRKAAVIREHGRRRKSESILGLNSRVPIK
- a CDS encoding nucleoside monophosphate kinase, with product MSNKHIIIFGPPGSGKDTQVGLLLEQYPELMELSTGKMLRALAKEDQRLAKLLSAGSLEHTSDQANLLVEEKLEVTDNKVILYNGYPRTIEQFEILINLLQKSDGVVEIALILLDVSDQEVIKRLTIQDRGRSDDRIEIIKYRLNLYQEYTQAVINRAQVDTNSDILSINGERPIEDINQDIVQYLVGQGYIHGA
- the ybeY gene encoding rRNA maturation RNase YbeY codes for the protein MLVVDYQSDLNIQLDIAKLKKNLDTLKLNQLSRLETFSREDRDTRFQIGLRLVDLESSQGYNLQYSGNDYPTDVLSFAYQEEIGDITSTELTNSNIIYLGDIVVCGPILEYQAQEFGLGLEAELHLLMIHGILHLLGYDHQDSQSRDTMSNIQDQYMRLWGMDTRVFFNQQEEK
- a CDS encoding GatB/YqeY domain-containing protein, whose product is MSTSSIQSQNDDLVAKIKADLAEAMKARDQLKVSVLRMLNSAIKYYQIDAGDLSTQDLLKVLRKEAKKRQDAIELYLKADRLDQAGQEKEELKIIEAYLPNQFSQVELEALVDKVIADIGIFDQKQIGQVMAKVMAEVAGRANGAEVSALVRSRLS
- a CDS encoding lytic transglycosylase domain-containing protein; translated protein: MLNIFISLAVLLSSVPINLKNETKNIDTNPVSSQYELKVNPESQDLDLILVQKNIDFYTQVIAPYKKKQALLEQQAKAKAEAEAKRAAEAAAQAEADRIASEQAAARIAAEQAAANRAAIIASQQAQPAGDAQTIAKQMSDAMFGEGHWFALQALVARESGWNQYATNPYSGACGLFQALPCSKMGGMELTNQLNWGLNYIASRYGNPSNALAFHNAYGWY
- the recJ gene encoding single-stranded-DNA-specific exonuclease RecJ — its product is MKSKWDITGQYLEGKSLYDQILLQRGYQASDLNPSYQDLINPNKLSGMSRAVGRIWQAIIQKQKIVIYGDYDVDGVTATAVLSGILRELGADVSSYIPDRHQEGYGLNAEAIERLIKLDNQLLITVDCGITAESEISQYANRIDFIVTDHHALPSKLPDKAIAVIDPLIPSEYQFAYLAGVGVAYLLGLALIYDQEWSLRKEAKQQSWKPGIERWYLDLVAIGTICDIVPLIDQNRILVQYGLKVLNKTRRLGLKALIAKASFGDQQELGRIDESMVGFGIGPRINAAGRLEHADLSLKLIQSANLDQAEQIATELNNLNYQRKGLCDRIFDQAITRALEYPNDSVIVIADPEWSKSVVGIVASRVSEELGKPSIILEQSGDLLVGSARSIGNFNIIEAIREVDIRLKQRGIDSLPRKGGHAFAAGLSLISKELDNFRQEINHYAQEYQNDLVSSLKIDLSIPSEQISLENYRSLRELAPFGAKNPEPVFVTRLRLAQQRLVGNNKQHSQTVWTDPVDKRVFKAIAFNDTQPSLNPLWDYWVVYQMQENRFNGRTTIDLRILDFNPWVESDGLS